Below is a genomic region from Astatotilapia calliptera chromosome 2, fAstCal1.2, whole genome shotgun sequence.
GTTGCAAAAGAAAGGACATGAgttgtgtgctgctgttgtctTGTGTCAACTTCCCTTTGCATTTGTCTATATCTTGTAGCAACTTCCTCACCATACCACACTTAAGCCACACCTGTCACTTTTTCCAGAAGACACAGACAAAAGAAATgtacacaaaagaaaaacaagaacaaatatagtggttttatttacagagctgCAGAAATCTATGCTACAAAGTGAGAAAACTGACGGAAAGGCGAAGCAATCGGTCATCTCATCTACAATGTTGGGAGGGTTATAATATCCACTTCCTTTCTTCGGTGATGTGACACATTGCTGTACAGTTTCCTCAGAAATGCTTTCAAGTTTTGTTCAGCACTGGAGAATCTTGCCCCTAATGAAAGACTCTTAGAAGTCCATTGAGCTATGAGCCAGGTAGTCTTTCCTTCCAATGTTGGTGACCTGCTTGGTCTGCATGGCCTCCAGCTTGGGACAGTCTGTAATACGATGACCAAGACCACCACAGAATGTACATCCTCTCTCgcctgaagaaagaaagaagaatctGATGTAAGGAAAGGATTGTAAAGAATGCAACTGGCTTCAGTCATATCACACGAGGCAGTCAATAttcaaaaagaaaccaaaaaacatGATTAAGGAGTAGCTATTGAGGTGGGACAACTCGCCTCCGATGTCCAGCATGGTCTCGTCTCCGGTCTGGAGTACCTGGAGGACTGGAGGAACTTTCTGCTTGGCTTCAACAAGCAGAGCTTTCAGATCCATCAGAACGGATTCATCTATAAACAAACACATAGACTGGTTAAATTTTAACTGTACTTAAACACTGATCCACCTAACTAAATTTATTACAATAAGTTATTTCCCATTAAAAAGCCGGCACCACTTCAGCTATGCCATGCCTGTATGAGTAAATTACCATGTTTAAAACCATACAGTGGTGTTTCAAAGACATCCAGTATCTGTAATTACTGGACAAACCTTAACGACgttacttttttactttggtCAGCGACATAAATAGAGCATGGCTTACACTGGCTAGCATTCTCAGAGAGGTTACTCTCCCTCCTTAGTAATCAATCTAATTTTATCTTTAGGTTGTGTCCTTACCGCAGCCTTTATTGATGAAAGTTGTGGCAATTCCAGTTTTGCCCGATCGTCCAGTTCTTCCTATTCTATGGACTGAAACGGGAAAATTTTGTCAAATCAGCCTGAGAAATTTTAGAAGAACTAACAAATACGTGATGAAGGTAAAGCCATATGCATATTATTCTCTTACCATAGTTTTCTATCTCTTCTGGCATGTCATAGTTCACTACATGCTGAATAGCTGGGAAATCCAGACCCTTGGAGGCAACATCAGTGGCCACTAacacatctttttttccttctttgaatGCTTCAATGGCTTTTGTTCTTTCCTCTTGATCtggaaaaatacagaaatttatctcaataaaaacaacattttctaaGAAGCAGAAACAATTCTGCATCACCGGAACCCATGAAGCAGAAACCATGAAGGTGACATTTGCAAGAAAGATGGCATCTAGTGGTGATGATGAGCAActacaaaacaacaaagatATGGCTTTGCACATACTAAATACATTTACCAGCCACTTGATTAGGTACACCTGGCAGAATTTCAATGCAGTCAGGCATGCAGACATGGCCAAAATTACTTGCTGAATTTCAAACTGAGCATTATGTAAATGACTTTCCGCATGAGATACTTACTGGTACCGAAAGTGCTGACTTACTGGGATTTTCTCACACAACCATctttagggtttacagagaatgctGCCATCCTGCCTTATATCAACGATTCAGGCTAATGGTGGTTGCACATAGAGACACAATTTGGGCCCCTTAGTGCCAACTGAACactatttaaacaccacagcctacctaaATATTCCTGCTGACCAAGTCTTTCCCTTTAAGACCACAATATATCCACCTTCTACTTGCTGCTTCAAGCAGGATAAACCTCCAGGTTGCAAAGCTCAGATTATCTCaagctggtttcttgaacataacagtgagttcactgaacTCAAATGGCccccacagtcaccagatcgcaatccaacagagcacctttgaggTGTGGTAGTACAGGGgagtcacatcatggatgtgcagccgacaTATCCGCAGTAATTGTGTGATGCTATTGCAATCACGTCAATATGGACCAGAGTCTTTGAGGGATGTTTCCAGTAGCTTGTTGAAGTTGCcataaagaattaaggcagctctgaaggAAAAAGGTTCCAAGGTTTCATGGTACTAGCAAGGTGCACATAATGAACTGGCACTCTGACAAtgatttaaatgaaatatttagacTCTGCATACCTTTTCCACCATGTATGGCCACTGCCTCTACTCCTTTAAGCAGCAGATACTCATGGATGGCATCTACATCCGCCTTTTTCTCAGCAAATATCAGCACCTGTCAGAATGAAAAAGGACTTGTGACGTGTTGCTTTAATTCTTTATAAGAACTCTTTATAAAAGTGTCAAACACGTGAAAGTACGAACTGGAGGAGACGTTTTCTGGAGACACTCTAAGAGGTACACCATCTTAGCCTCTTCTTTGACGTACTCCACTTcctgcacacacataaaaatatttatttcattaatatttttacatATGCATTTGGAAGGCAAACCATATCTGTGACTGAGACAAACGACTATTTTAGTGAAAGATAAAGTCACCTGGATGACATCCAAGCTGGCAGCTCCTGCTCTGCCCACGTTAATAGTAATGGGTTTGACCAGTGCACTCTTGGCAAAGTTCTGGATTTTCTTGGGCATAGTGGCACTGAAAAGCAGGGTTTGTCTTTGACCCTAGATtaggaaacaaacagaaagcaaatgttttcatgaaaaaattggcatgaaaataaaaaatccagCATCAACTGGAAGAAATATTTCTTTGCAACTGCTAGTAGAGCTTATATTATGAAGAAATGTATTACCTCTGAAAGTACTATGACTACCTGGAAACTGATGTCTCAAAAGCAGTTAAAGTCAGACTGAATAGAGAACTTTAGTGAGTGCAGTAACAACAAAAAGCCTATTGTACTCTGCCAAGGTGTGGATTtgtgaaacaagaaaaaaggaatTTATTGTTATGTTTGAGAGAAGCAGAGGAATCTCAGTTCTCTAGTGTAATAAACATTATGCTGTCTGGCCTTGGTAGGCTGGCTTTGTAAAGCTACTTATCTGGTGAAGGATAGAGCAAgcacaacacagaaaaatggATGAGGAAAAACTACTGCAATAGTGCTGTAACATTTAAAAGCTAGAGCCATGAAGGACTGCCTCACCTTGAAGTAAGAGAAGATGGTTCGGATGTCTTCTTCAAAACCCATATCTATCATCCTGTCAGCTTCATCCAAAGCCAAGTAGCGACAGATGTCCAGACCCACCATCTTCTTCTGCAGCAAGTCCATCAATCTTCCAGGTGTAGCAACCATCATATGGACGCCGCTTTAACCAAGACAGAGTTGGAGAGAAAATTAGTCCACAACATCACATGacattttggctttttaaagTGTAGTAGTGTAGTACTATCAGTGTTTAGGTAGTAATGCTTTTGAGCTTTATGCATGCTGTACGTTAAAGCACTGATTCAGGAACACGTCACTTTTTTTGTTCCTCGCTGAACGTTAGGGCTGAATCGTGCAATTTTCTGCTTGACACTGAAATGGGAATTCTGGTTGAAATCCAGATTTTTTTCACAACACCTTCAGCTGTACTTACTGTTTTACTACCTCCATCTGCTCCTTGACAGACATTCCTCCGATGCAGAGGGCTGTGCGCAGCTGAGGagctccctcctcctccagcagCTTGCAGTAATACTCTATGATGCCATGTGTCTGCCTCGCCAGCTCTCGCTGCAATAACACACCGGGttataaaacacacatacaggatTCAGGAGTCAGAGGGATGAGAAAAACAGAGGTTCTCAAAGCTAATGTCATCTTTTCCAAAGGGCACGAAAAATTCACAGTGCATGAATATTTGAAAAGGCTTTGTTTCCTCTATTTAGATCATAGTATGCTACAACTGCCCATAATTAACAGTATTGGTAATTAcctatattatttttttatgttacattttatgttacagtggaaccccgacttacgaatacctcatttaacgaaaaattcaagttacaaaggcacttaacggcaatatttctgcccgtgttacggcaaaatgcctGTGTAACAAAATCCGTTGGCTCTAATTGGCTGAGCCCAGAATAcccacaatgccttccgaatcatgtgacaacccccttggctttcgtacttgcgcttcgctgttccacttgaacgatgtattgttgttgcagttagcaattagcctatagccCATCGTTCACTCAAGAGGCGcgatgggtgcttcgacttacgaaaatttttgacttacgaaagaccctcgggaacgaattaatttcgcaagtcggggttccactgtatcaTTTATTAATTTGGCAGTATGCACAAGTTCATTAATCAAAATGAtatttatacagctaatatataatTATTGTTAATGATCAATTTCcaaattttaagttttacaaaaaagcagaaacattAGTAAactacttgttttgtttttttaaattgagatGCCAATTGTAGTGTTTTCTTACATTCCTGCACAGAAAAATTAATTTTGTGGTTCAATGTTTTTCTTCGTCCAGTTTCTCAAATTTTTCAAGGATGTATTTTACATCATGCCGAGATATGTCAGGTTTTTCGCTAATAGCTCTTTCGGAATCACCTCATTGgtgcaaaaatataatttttatgaATGTCAAACTGTCATCTTTGGGAGTTATTTGCAGGCactgttttatttgtattgaATTACACCTGCCTACGACAGTAAGCACTATCTTCAGCTATAGTTTAGCTAAGGTTTCTTTTTAGTAGCAAGGCCTCTGGAAAGAGACTTTAGTGCTGAAATATACACTTTGAGTATTTGATTTTGAGGAGATAGCACTCCTAGAGTACAAACATGAAAGTGGCCCCACATGAGGCCATTTTCTCTGAGATTTCACCCTGAAGCCCAGAACAGCACAATGAAGgtgaacattttttaatgtcCATTAATCAACATCTTgaactctatttttaaaaatatatattattagtaGGTAATTTTAGTAAAAGTAATAGTTTTGGTCTAAAAACCATGAATGTGCATCAGTGGTACATTTTAAGAAACGAAGGAATACATTTATCAGATATTTAAATTTATGTGAAATGACCGATATAAATGTGCTGATTATGTTTTTCTTACTGAAGGACAGATGATAAGTCCATACGGTCCCTCTCTCTTAAAGAAAGGCAGTCTTTTCTCTTGCTCCAGCGCGAACATGATGATCGGCAGAGTGAAGACCAAAGTCTTTCCTGATCCAGTGAAGGCGATTCCAATCATGTCTCTACCTGAAAGACTACAGACAAACAGGGTTCCTTTAAATGTACTTAAAAAATAGAATTTACATTACAGCCTTTGTATTCTATTTATACATACACTGTTGGGATTCCTTGTATTTGAATTGGTGTTGGGTGGATGATTCCCTTCTTTTTCAAACCTTTCAGAAttgctgcaggaaaaacaaacacagatttgTTGTCAGTTGATGATCACTGTGAACCATGAGTCagtgtttttgatgtactggGCAGAGTCCGCTGTCACCTGGTGGAAGCTTCATCTCTCTGAAGCTTTTGATAGGAGCTGGAATGCCGTCGCCATCAACCAGGATGTGAAATTTCTTCCTGACGCGCTCATGTCTGGTGTCTGGCATATTCAGGATGTAGCGTGGTGCTTTCCAGCTATACAATATATTTGGGacgaaagaatattaaaaaagaaactacaaAGAGAAACTGACTACATGGAATTCTGTGATAAGGAGCTTACCTTGTTTTTATAGGATCATCATATATGATACCTTTGGCCATTTccttcacagacatcagagCTGACAGAAGAAGAGAGATGAACGTTGCCAAAAGAACTTGTGCAAATTCAGATAGTTTACCACACTTTTCTCATGCCTACCAACATCTAATTCAAGAAGGCTAAACAGAAACCATTAGTTTACCTCTGCCCTCTGCAACACTCTCCAggatcttctcctcctctttcagctgcttctctTTGGCTGACTCCTTCCGAGCTGtaggtataaaaataaaaacaagttaaGGtcataaaaaacttaaaaactgaATAGTTAAACACAGAAGTATCAGACCACAGAATGGGTCTACTTTGAACTAGATACCTTCTGCCTTTTCCTTGAGGTGTTGATGCTGGTCGAGGAGACTAATATGGGAGCGTGGACCAAGAGCCTCATCTTCATCCCTCTGTTCCTCCCCACTGTCCTTCTGTTCTTCATCCACCGCTTTCCCTCGCAAGCGCAACATCTTTTGTAGCTATAAGTCAGAAAagttataaatgtatttaattttgatACATGTCACATTTTTAGAAGTTTcatttattagaaaaaaaactgcagtcaaTGTGGATCAACCAGATCTAGTCAATTTCTCCAATCTACTCAATAAGGTCAATGTTTTCCCACTATGAAAACAAGAGTTGGCAGTTACTACCTGCATAAAACTCAATCAGAACAATGTTCAGTAACTCACCATTTGCTGTTTTCTGATTTTGACTGGAACATATGGAACGTAGTCGTCATCCTCCGATCCTTCTGAGCCAGTCCTTTCATCCTCGTCATGGGATCTCtgtgaaaatatatatacatatgctaATTTACATGTTATCAGCTACACAGCTGCCTTAGTGTGTCTCTGTTATTCTCTAAGAGATATTGGCTCTCCACAGATACAACCAGGACCTTTGAATAAAACTTCTGCCACACAGAACATTATGGAGCACAAACCTGATGATATAAAAGCAGTCTGATGATGGTAGACTATTGATAGCATCCAAATAACAACCACGCTCTTATttcataaaattatatttactgAACATCAATAGACACTCAAATCATATGCTTGCGACTAGTACATGTATGTCAGCGGTGTTGGGTACAAGGCATTATTGTAAGCATATTGTATCACACTACTATACTAACCTACTAACAActttttaaacaacaacaacacattaaTGTGCTTGTGTTTGCGTGTCTCTGTAAGCAGATGAGCGGCAGCATTCTGAGCCACTTGTAAACGTGACGGTGAAACCTGGTCGATAAAAACATAAAGTGCATTACTATAATCAAAGCAAGTGGTCACTAATCCATATTACACTCTCGTTAAGCCACAGAGATAAAAGTCAGGATGTGGGAACAATTTAACATCTTTTTCTTCCCTACAATAGACCGATTTCACTTCCCGTAGGGAGAAGGAAAAAGGTGTAGAAGTCTACAACTTTACAGAAgtggaaatgtgaacattgtttttattttatttcacaaaaggACAGGAGCACGATGGTAATCTTGCATCAACTGCATTATACTGCTATCACAACActtgcaaacatctgcacagctagcatgctaacatgaAGCTAGAagagaacccagagtgatgtcttgatgcatgctaaGTCATCCAGGAATCCCAGAAAGATgattcagatgaacagaataaactttCTGGCAACTCAGAGTTATGTTAAAGTGGAGTGTCAGCTGATCCCAGCTCAGCAGCCAGAACCTGATcgtcaacaggtaacaaaggcagtgatgagcagtcatgCTTTGTAGCATCCATTTCTACATGCATCTACAGTAgaagtctctttcttattgttgaatcatgaagactGAACTTAACTGAAGCGAGGCCTACAGTTCAGCCACACCTAGGAAGGTTCTCCACCAAGCTTTCTCCGTTTCACTATAATGCCTCTCACTGCGGCTGGCTCTAGTAACCCTTTTCAGACTGTTGGACGTCAGTGACTTTCTCTACATCATAGCATGATgcatttcttgttttcttgcCCCAAAAGCTCGTTACTAATCATAATTATTAAAGAATGAaatctaatttttaaaatattttcaagtTTTATCCTAATTTTACATCCACAGGGCCACATTTATGCTGTCTCTTACTATAACCGCTTGATATCGCATACGTCAACTTTACGTCTTTATAGTAAATGTTTTAGCACTGCATCATGGCTAATGCTAATAGTAGCGATTTAATAAAAACGATTGTACAGAATTAATATGAACCGTCTGTTATTCAACCACTTTAATTTGCTTCTATTAAGGTTGCCAAGTGAGCTCGACTCCAACAGATAGCAAAACGACTCGAAGATTAGGTTAAAGCTAGCTAATGTTACCGTTAGCTAACCCTGGTTAGCGTAGCATCTTTAAAGTATGGCTGTTTAACTTACCTTTTGAGGTCGGTTTTCGGTCTCCATTTTATTTAAGAATAACCTAACGTCCCTTTAAATGCCTTTGCTTCGAAGTTTTTCGGGAAAATACGAAAGCATacaatttaacaaaagtatCTAATCCGCATGTTTACACAGTACGCAGAGGAGAGGAAGCCTTGATACCGGACGGAGGGCTGGAAGGGTCAAAACTTAGCGAGCAATTTCCCAATCACGAAGCGCTTCAAGTAAATGCAGTAAAAGAGAAATGTAAAAAGCAAACACCACACTTTTTGTCAAAACTgtattgtttttaatctttcCGAACGAAAGATTTTTCACAGTAtcaaaagtgattttttttcttaaaaaaaagaagaaacaagccAACATACACTTGGCTATTACTGGTATAGTATAAATCTACATTCGAAACATTAAGATAATCTTCTCTAATTGAATATAACCTGGAAAGCATCAGAGAtattatattaaaacaaaatctcAGCACAgattcaggaaaaaaacaaaacatcattcATTTCAATGAAAGCCATCAGCTAAAACATTGATACTGATGTGAAACTCAAGGCCGGTGTCAAAACCAAAGGTCTCCTTTGTGATATTTGCCATTGTAACATAGATCAAGATTGGGGTCTCACTGGGTTAGCTGAGGTGGAGGGTGCCATCGAGGTCACAGTAAAGGGAAAGTGAGTAATATGGTTGGAAAATGCATCCCAGACAGAGCCCATGACTAGGGCTCAAGTGGGCAAAAATTATTCATTCAGTATGTACAACAAACAAGGTTTTTTGTTCCAGTGGCAGAATGAACATTTCACACTGGTGTACTGTTACTGCTGGGATTCAGAAGGGTAAAAAAGTGTTTGAGAAACCGTGTTCAAGGGTGTCCTTTTAAAGATATACACATACAGAATGTATACTGGATATCACTTATAAGAGATAATTGTTCAAGACTAACATCACAGGAGGACTGACACTGAAGCGACAGACACTGAATTTTGGGACAGTGTTTAGATTTTTCTTTCATGCACGTCATGCATGGGGATGTATCTGCAGGGATACTTAACTGGATTTGTTTTTTGGATGCATTCTGTTGgccaaataatacatttaacagaaatgtattttaaaacattttagtgtTGCTGGTGTACCAACTGCCAAACATTCATTTCATAATAAAACAGGTTGGCAGAAAAATCATGCATTGTCACTTTTCGGTaattgattttctttaaaatgaacattaaacattattccAATTCAAAACTGTGAGCAACCAGCAGAGGTACTGCGGCTTCTCTGCAAGTAATATAATGTAACTGTCTCCTCTGCTCCAAGAAGAGAAGACTGGTACGAGTGTTTATAAGACACATGGCCTCTAGTGTCTATTTCGACTGGTGGAGTGGATTGGAAAATAGAAATGTAGGACGTAATGGATGAGCACCAAATTCAATCAAGTGGAATTCAGACGTTTAACGACGTTAAAATGTCTCAGATTTgtgataaaaaaacatttatttaatgtaCGGTTGCTGATTACATACTACATACTTAAGCACATGGATGCAGTTGATtcaacagactttttttttttccacttttgcaTCTCTTACTTAGTGAACATTGCAAATAGTAGCAGAGGGTAGAGTTGGCTTTGAGTATGATCCCTGGCTTTGTTAGCCACACGTTTCAGTCTTCTGAATGGAGAGTATGATTTTGAACCAGGGTCCCTTGGCTTAGTATGGAAGAGAAGAAAACTGGGAATGAGAGATGGCCTTGGGCCAAATAGGGCTCTACCGAAAGAGTTTGTGGtgggaagtttttttttctggcactCGTTCAAGTTATTGAGCTGCATTGGAAGAAACCTTTTTGAGGCTAAAGTTGGACCAATTCACTGCGACCTTCTGGCGAGTTTGCTTTGCAGAATCCAGGCAAAACCTACAGggaacaaaagacaaacaagagAGGGGAAAAGGTCATGTAAATATAACAGCTGAGCTAAAATATATaaacccccccctcccccaaaaaaCTCCACGTATCTGGACATTTATTGTGATGAGCTTACCGTTTGAAATATTCCACTTCCCGATCGATCTCATCCATTTCTGTTGGATCCACATCTTTAGGGAGAAATACATCATCTACAGTATAAACATAAAGAATTGAACAtcaagataatttaaaaaaacagtagtgATTAAGCATGCAATTACAGTTACTTTTCCATACCAATTGCACTGTTGGATTTTTCACCCTTGTTCTTGCTCTTCTTATTTTTCCCCTTGGACTGTTGCTGTTGTCCATTCGCTGGAATAGCGGGTTGTGTTTTGCTCTCTGAATCCTGCTCACACCGGCCTCCTCGTGTCTCTGGGTCGCTTTTCCCCCTTTGTGCACTCAAGGGGCCACCGTTTGCTCCATTTGTTGCATATTTGGATGGTCTGCCCTCTTCAGATTTCTTAGGCCCATTTTTCTGGTGGTCTGCGATAAGCTGGGGCTGTTTGTTTCCAGACTTTGAGCCACTAGATGCCGTTTCTTTAGACTCATTGGTTTTCTGTGCCTCGTTACCAGAGCCGGCTTTGGTTGGTTTGTTGGAATTTTGCTCTGACGCAGACtgttcctgtctctgctttttattcttttttgacTTTGCACCATTGCTCCCAACAGTTGTGTTCTTAAGATCAGAGGCGTCCTCTTTTGATTTAGCTGTCGCTTGAGCTGGCACCTGTGGTAAATTGTCAGATCCAGTGGAAGTGCATCTTTCTGGTGAGCGAACTCTTATGAGCTTAGAGAGACTAGGGGTACTGTGCAACCGCTGGATGTCCTTTGTAGTTGCACTAACCCCTGATGCAgtggtggtgctggtggtgcTATTAGAAGATGAGACAATGTTTGTGTCCTCCCATCCGTTAACCAGGTCCAGGTGGCTTTTAAAGGTTCCCAGCGAAAGAGGAGAGAGGTCAAGGTCTATCTGCTGCAAGTCAGAGGAACCATTCAGATGGGACAGTAAATGGTTTCCCTCCAACGTGGCTGCTTTCTTTGGGAAGTCATTGACATCCAGATTGAGGTCGTACATACTAAACGATGCCCGGATTGAGTCTTTGATGGTGTTTTTAATCTCTTCTAGCCGACTTGTGAGAAAACTATTAACGCGTTCAAGTTCCAGCTGAGGCCAGTCTAGCAACCGACTGGCTTCAGAACCATCAGGGATGGGCTCGTCGATAGGCTCAGATGGATTGGAGTGGGGGTCACTGCCTGCAGCGCCCGTGTTGCCCTGCTGAGCTTTTTCCTACAACAGACATGGTACAGGTAAGAAAGTGAAAACGGTACCCACATAGACACTAGGACTCTGTACTGAACActtgcataaagttaaaatatatacCCTAAAGGACTTTGTTGATACTGACCAAAATGTATCTAAAGGACTGAGTATTAGAAAATACCCAAGCCTGAAATCAAATATCTGTAATCTGTTATTATATTGTCACTTACAGTTGCAAGAATACTTAATTACTCAGAGGCGGTCTTATCTCACCCAAgtcacaacaacagaaaaacatattCTGACAAAACTAACCACACAAAAAGCAGTATGTCTTCATAGAAGACGCTGAGTAATTCTCAGTTCAGTCTGAAAAAAAGTCAATGGACCTTTGTGCTAATGAGTTCTTGAAAAGATAAGACTCAACGGTTCTAATTAAGGAGGGGAGATTGTAAGCATGGGTTGTACAAGTGCCACTAATGGTAAATAAAGGCATACAAAGTCTGGTTATCAACCACAGTGACCTTTTAACAAgaccttaacctcctaggacctggcgtccacatatgtggacatcacattttgggttatgtAGACccaaatactcaattttgctctacaagggcctgatatccacttacgagaacattatactgccactgttctatcgaaattttaaacaaatatcctcatatgtggctctcatttttcttagaaacaaaaatcaggttaaaaaaatctggtaattctttgtttttacattcatcaggtcccaatcagcccaaatatcaaagagaaattaaaaatgcatgctgtggaagagttcgggccTTAGGAGGGAAAAGGAAGAATTACAGTAATGTACAATGCTAGAAAAGGCTAAAAACTATATCTAGAGTTTTGCTGGAGTTACTCAATCAACAGTAAGGGCAACAAACAGAGGAAAAGCAGACCATTCTCTGACATTTAGGAGAGGTTAAGCAATACAACAAGACAATGAAACATTGTGCATATTTATATAAACCAACGAATGGTTGAAAAAGAAGACAGTTTTTTGGAAGAAATCAGAGTCCTCAAATGAACCCTGCTGAGATGGTGCATGTTCAATTAATATGTCCCAGAAATAATGAAAGTTTGGTAGCAAGGGACAGTCCAAAATCTACCTCATCATTCCCTGCTCCACAAAACAAGTACATTGTGTGGATTTAGTTTAATCAAACTGATTTTGTCTATTGACTGAGAGAAGGATCAGACCACATTTTATGAATATGCAAAGATCCTGGTCATTTCAAAATTTTTAGCTGCAGTGTCTCatctaaatttaaaatattttcaataaatCAAACTGTCTTTGATGCTATCTAAGAGGAAATTTTCCATCATTTGCTTCTCCATCAATTTGCACTTACTTCTTTGCAATGCGCTTTTCATCACTTCTTCCTCCCACATATAATTAATGAGGCCCACCTACCCATGAGATTACACAGGATTAGCATGTAACTAATCCAGAGTA
It encodes:
- the ddx41 gene encoding putative ATP-dependent RNA helicase DDX41, giving the protein METENRPQKRSHDEDERTGSEGSEDDDYVPYVPVKIRKQQMLQKMLRLRGKAVDEEQKDSGEEQRDEDEALGPRSHISLLDQHQHLKEKAEARKESAKEKQLKEEEKILESVAEGRALMSVKEMAKGIIYDDPIKTSWKAPRYILNMPDTRHERVRKKFHILVDGDGIPAPIKSFREMKLPPAILKGLKKKGIIHPTPIQIQGIPTVLSGRDMIGIAFTGSGKTLVFTLPIIMFALEQEKRLPFFKREGPYGLIICPSRELARQTHGIIEYYCKLLEEEGAPQLRTALCIGGMSVKEQMEVVKHGVHMMVATPGRLMDLLQKKMVGLDICRYLALDEADRMIDMGFEEDIRTIFSYFKGQRQTLLFSATMPKKIQNFAKSALVKPITINVGRAGAASLDVIQEVEYVKEEAKMVYLLECLQKTSPPVLIFAEKKADVDAIHEYLLLKGVEAVAIHGGKDQEERTKAIEAFKEGKKDVLVATDVASKGLDFPAIQHVVNYDMPEEIENYVHRIGRTGRSGKTGIATTFINKGCDESVLMDLKALLVEAKQKVPPVLQVLQTGDETMLDIGGERGCTFCGGLGHRITDCPKLEAMQTKQVTNIGRKDYLAHSSMDF